The Plasmodium vivax scf_5507 genomic scaffold, whole genome shotgun sequence genome window below encodes:
- a CDS encoding variable surface protein Vir26, putative (encoded by transcript PVX_059690A; Truncated due to end of contig.), with protein MTTRDKDFSADNIKKEYEFIEDSNFYKIYDEFNWPCSHSKYNDNYESCPFVSSDKWTIFDEVNILLEEVYSNLYRVYATNGGNNNDYF; from the exons ATGACTACTAGGGATAAAGATTTTTCTGCagataatattaaaaaagaa TATGAATTTATAGAAGATTcgaatttttacaaaatttatgATGAATTTAATTGGCCCTGTAGCCATAgtaaatataatgataattatGAATCCTGTCCTTTTGTTTCTTCAGATAAATGGACAATATTCGATGAAGTTAATATACTACTGGAGGAAGTGTATAGCAATTTATACAGGGTATATGCTACAAATGGaggaaataataatgattaCTTTGA